One genomic segment of Danio rerio strain Tuebingen ecotype United States chromosome 11, GRCz12tu, whole genome shotgun sequence includes these proteins:
- the wdr83os gene encoding PAT complex subunit Asterix yields MTVNNMADPRRQNKIFRYKPPNTESNPTLEDPTPDYMNLLGMIFSMCGLMLKLKWCAWIAVYCSFISFANSRSSEDTKQMMSSFMLSISAVVMSYLQNPQPMSPPW; encoded by the exons atgaccGTGAACAACATGGCAGATCCAAGACGACAGAATAAGATTTTTCG CTACAAGCCTCCCAACACCGAATCAAACCCCACACTGGAAGATCCTACACCAGATTACATGAACCTGCTCGGCATGATCTTCAGTATGTGTGGTCTGATGCTCAAG CTTAAATGGTGTGCGTGGATTGCAGTTTATTGCTCATTCATCAGTTTTGCCAATTCACGAAGCTCTGAAGACACTAAACAGATGATGAGCAGCTTCAT GCTGTCCATTTCGGCGGTCGTGATGTCTTATTTGCAGAACCCACAGCCCATGTCACCACCGTGGTAA